A portion of the Clostridium gelidum genome contains these proteins:
- a CDS encoding sulfite exporter TauE/SafE family protein: MIDIILFIVIGLLAGILSGMFGIGGGVIIVPALMYLCGFSQLKAQGTSLAILLPPAGILAFISYYKRGQVNLQAGILICIFLVVGSVFGAKIANNIPLSILKKSFGVFMILISLKMIFSK; encoded by the coding sequence ATGATTGATATAATATTATTTATAGTAATAGGATTACTAGCTGGAATTTTAAGTGGAATGTTTGGAATTGGGGGAGGAGTAATAATTGTACCTGCATTAATGTATTTATGCGGATTTAGTCAATTAAAAGCTCAAGGAACATCACTTGCAATTTTGCTTCCACCAGCTGGGATTTTAGCATTTATTAGTTACTATAAAAGAGGTCAAGTAAATTTACAAGCAGGAATTTTAATATGTATATTTTTAGTTGTTGGATCTGTGTTTGGTGCAAAAATAGCTAATAATATTCCTTTATCAATTTTAAAGAAATCTTTTGGGGTATTTATGATTTTGATATCTTTAAAAATGATTTTTTCTAAATAG
- the lgt gene encoding prolipoprotein diacylglyceryl transferase, with amino-acid sequence MNPTAFSILGFAIRWYGIIIATGIVLGISIANYNCKWREVDYDNLLNIVLLSLPIGIVGARLYYVAFEFENYKNNIIEAFNIRNGGLAIHGGLIFAIGTALIYTKIKKLPFIKFADVAAPSIIIAQALGRWGNFFNQEAHGDPVSYEFIKHFPMFIQNGMNIEGVYYNPTFLYESTWNLLVFIILMGILRKSKKNGIVFFTYIGLYSIGRFIIEGMRTDSLMLGPIRIAQLVSLSGVLIWIIFIGLSYYKSVRKGSVD; translated from the coding sequence ATGAATCCAACAGCATTTTCAATTTTAGGATTTGCCATACGATGGTATGGGATAATAATTGCAACTGGAATTGTACTCGGAATATCAATAGCAAATTATAATTGTAAATGGAGAGAAGTTGATTATGATAATTTACTAAATATTGTACTACTATCTCTTCCAATTGGTATTGTAGGTGCAAGACTATATTATGTAGCATTTGAATTTGAAAATTATAAAAACAATATTATTGAAGCATTTAACATAAGGAATGGCGGATTAGCTATACACGGTGGACTTATTTTCGCAATAGGAACAGCATTAATATATACGAAAATAAAAAAACTTCCTTTTATTAAATTTGCAGATGTAGCAGCCCCTTCTATTATTATTGCACAAGCATTAGGACGATGGGGAAATTTTTTCAATCAGGAAGCACATGGAGACCCTGTTAGTTATGAATTTATTAAACATTTTCCTATGTTTATTCAAAATGGTATGAATATAGAAGGAGTATATTATAATCCTACTTTTTTATATGAATCTACTTGGAACTTACTAGTATTTATAATATTAATGGGCATACTAAGGAAAAGCAAAAAAAATGGAATTGTATTTTTTACATACATTGGCTTGTATTCTATAGGGAGATTTATAATCGAGGGAATGAGAACAGATAGTTTAATGCTAGGACCTATTAGAATTGCTCAATTAGTGAGTTTGAGTGGAGTTTTAATTTGGATAATATTTATAGGTTTAAGTTATTATAAAAGTGTAAGAAAAGGAAGCGTAGATTAA
- a CDS encoding ROK family protein — translation MEAYKNFESLNDRSKYIFDIVQKKGPITKSELIDITKIKLTTLNREIQILIDKKIIVETDIGESTGGRKPSLYDVNPMEFYLIGIDISRTYTKIVITNLKLKIIEERLLSHEYKIENINEIIPTSIKDIYTKLHIQKSSIIGIGIGIVDGFNIKPLYEALDKELDSVICVDNGANAAVIGEYNFGIGKGKQNIAYINCGVGIRTGIISSGVLIRTINNLEDAFGHMIVDVNGEVCSCGNYGCIESYVSISNITKKFIDEMKEIRGSYLNKKLDNINYKDVCSLAESKNEVAVNIIKNSALHFGIGLANYMKLFNPELIILSGPLIQYSKLFYDISKKIAFEKCHIKNNNIQFSNGGYYEDKSMAVGACAMVIQKLQN, via the coding sequence TTGGAAGCTTATAAAAATTTTGAATCATTAAATGATAGAAGCAAATACATATTTGATATTGTACAAAAAAAAGGTCCTATAACTAAAAGTGAATTGATAGATATAACTAAAATAAAATTGACAACACTAAATAGAGAGATTCAAATTTTAATTGATAAAAAAATAATTGTGGAAACAGATATTGGAGAATCTACAGGGGGAAGAAAACCTAGTTTATATGATGTAAATCCAATGGAATTTTATCTTATTGGAATTGATATTTCGCGAACCTATACTAAAATAGTTATAACAAATTTGAAATTAAAAATAATTGAAGAAAGATTATTAAGCCATGAATATAAGATTGAAAATATAAATGAAATTATACCTACTTCTATAAAAGATATATATACAAAATTACATATACAAAAATCATCAATTATTGGAATTGGGATAGGAATTGTTGACGGATTTAACATTAAGCCCTTATATGAGGCTTTAGATAAAGAATTAGATTCAGTAATATGTGTAGATAATGGTGCTAATGCAGCTGTTATTGGAGAGTATAATTTTGGAATTGGAAAAGGGAAACAGAATATTGCGTATATCAACTGTGGTGTAGGAATAAGAACTGGAATTATATCATCGGGTGTTTTAATTCGCACAATCAACAATTTAGAAGATGCTTTTGGTCATATGATTGTTGATGTAAACGGAGAGGTATGTTCATGTGGTAATTACGGATGTATAGAAAGCTATGTATCAATATCAAATATAACAAAAAAATTTATTGATGAAATGAAAGAAATTAGGGGATCATATTTAAATAAAAAATTAGATAATATTAATTATAAAGATGTATGCAGTTTGGCAGAAAGCAAAAATGAAGTTGCTGTGAATATTATTAAGAATTCAGCTTTACATTTTGGAATAGGACTTGCAAATTACATGAAGTTGTTTAATCCAGAGTTAATCATATTAAGTGGCCCACTAATACAATATTCGAAATTGTTCTATGATATATCTAAAAAAATAGCTTTTGAAAAATGTCATATTAAAAATAATAATATTCAATTTAGCAATGGTGGATATTATGAAGACAAGTCGATGGCAGTAGGAGCATGTGCTATGGTTATACAAAAATTACAAAATTAA